A single window of Usitatibacter rugosus DNA harbors:
- a CDS encoding cell division ATP-binding protein FtsE: MIQFSAVTKRYPGREALHDVSCEIGSGELVAVTGHSGAGKTTLLKLAAGLERATAGSVVIHGQNLAALGETALAVLRRRIGFVFQDHKLLFDRNAFENVALPLRVAGFTGSETARRVRASLDKVGLLEREKAMPVALSGGEQQRLCIARAIVNRPSILIADEPTGNLDSDYAGAIVDLFVSFNQVGVTVLISSHDERSLDRVGGRRIALAKGALAA, encoded by the coding sequence GTGATCCAGTTCTCCGCCGTCACCAAGCGATATCCCGGCCGCGAGGCGCTGCACGACGTGAGCTGCGAGATCGGCTCGGGCGAGCTGGTGGCGGTGACGGGCCACTCCGGCGCGGGCAAGACCACGCTGCTCAAGCTCGCCGCGGGCCTCGAGCGGGCGACCGCGGGAAGCGTCGTGATCCACGGCCAGAACCTCGCCGCGCTGGGCGAGACGGCGCTCGCGGTGCTCCGCCGGCGCATCGGCTTCGTGTTCCAGGACCACAAGCTCCTCTTCGACCGCAACGCGTTCGAGAACGTCGCGCTGCCGCTGCGGGTCGCGGGCTTCACCGGCTCGGAGACGGCGCGCCGCGTCCGCGCATCGCTCGACAAGGTGGGGCTCCTCGAGCGCGAGAAGGCGATGCCCGTGGCGCTTTCCGGCGGCGAGCAGCAGCGCCTCTGCATCGCGCGCGCCATCGTGAACCGCCCGTCGATCCTCATTGCCGACGAGCCCACCGGCAACCTGGACAGCGACTACGCGGGCGCCATCGTCGACCTCTTCGTGTCCTTCAACCAGGTGGGCGTGACGGTGCTCATCTCCTCGCACGACGAGCGCAGCCTCGATCGCGTCGGGGGACGCCGCATCGCGCTCGCCAAGGGCGCGCTCGCCGCATGA
- the ftsY gene encoding signal recognition particle-docking protein FtsY, giving the protein MFSREPKPPKTDDTAASDWRTRLKAGLARTGDRLKEAANVFRAAPKIDEALYESLEGTLLASDVGTAATQRLIDELRRAVKSKRLEEASALEGELRSALTRLLTPLEKPLPDSPPRPWVILLAGVNGAGKTTTIAKLTRLFQSQGKSVLLAAGDTFRAAAREQLMAWGERHGVTVVAQDKGDSAAVIFDAVQSAKAKGIDVVLADTAGRLPTQMHLMEEIRKVKRVIAKADPSAPHETWLVLDANTGQNAVQQVKAFDEALQLTGLIVTKLDGTAKGGALAAIATERPIPVRFIGVGEKADDLRPFVAAEFVEALFS; this is encoded by the coding sequence TTGTTCTCGCGCGAACCGAAGCCTCCCAAGACCGACGACACCGCTGCCTCCGACTGGCGCACGCGCCTGAAGGCGGGCCTTGCGCGCACGGGCGATCGACTGAAGGAAGCCGCGAACGTCTTTCGCGCCGCGCCGAAGATCGACGAGGCGCTCTACGAATCGCTGGAGGGCACGCTGCTCGCGAGCGACGTGGGCACCGCCGCCACCCAGCGCCTGATCGACGAGCTGCGCCGCGCCGTGAAGTCGAAGCGGCTCGAAGAGGCTTCCGCCCTCGAAGGCGAGCTGCGCTCCGCGCTCACTCGGCTTTTGACGCCGCTGGAAAAGCCACTGCCCGACTCGCCGCCGCGCCCGTGGGTGATCCTGCTCGCCGGCGTGAACGGCGCCGGCAAGACCACCACCATCGCCAAGCTCACGCGCCTGTTCCAGTCGCAGGGGAAGTCCGTGCTCCTCGCGGCCGGCGATACCTTCCGCGCCGCGGCGCGCGAGCAGCTCATGGCCTGGGGCGAGCGCCACGGCGTCACCGTCGTCGCACAGGACAAGGGCGACTCCGCGGCCGTCATCTTCGACGCGGTGCAGTCGGCGAAGGCCAAGGGCATCGACGTCGTGCTGGCCGACACGGCGGGACGCCTGCCGACCCAGATGCACCTGATGGAAGAGATCCGCAAGGTGAAGCGGGTGATCGCCAAGGCCGATCCCTCCGCGCCGCACGAGACCTGGCTGGTGCTCGACGCGAACACGGGCCAGAACGCCGTGCAGCAGGTGAAGGCGTTCGACGAAGCGCTGCAGCTCACGGGCCTCATCGTCACCAAGCTCGACGGCACGGCCAAGGGCGGGGCGCTGGCGGCGATCGCGACGGAGCGCCCGATCCCCGTGCGCTTCATCGGCGTGGGCGAGAAGGCCGACGACCTCCGCCCGTTCGTCGCCGCGGAGTTCGTCGAGGCGCTGTTCTCGTGA
- the rsmD gene encoding 16S rRNA (guanine(966)-N(2))-methyltransferase RsmD — MSGRNRVRIIGGEWRSRLVRFPGTPGLRPTPDRVRETLFNWLGQRLDGLSCVDLFAGSGALGFEALSRGAARVVMIDRDRLAVEALKEAARELGATGADVVAADSIAWLGRGTEKFDVAFVDPPYASDLAAQALAKLGPRLNPGARVYVESAKPLEPGAPWRETREGKAGAVRFALYEYEISQ, encoded by the coding sequence ATGAGCGGCCGCAATCGCGTGCGCATCATCGGCGGCGAATGGCGCAGCCGCCTCGTGCGGTTCCCCGGTACTCCGGGCCTGCGGCCCACGCCCGACCGGGTGCGCGAAACCCTATTCAACTGGCTCGGCCAGCGCCTCGACGGGCTGTCGTGCGTGGACCTTTTTGCCGGCAGCGGAGCGCTCGGCTTCGAGGCGCTGTCGCGCGGCGCCGCGCGCGTGGTGATGATCGACCGCGACCGCCTGGCGGTAGAAGCCCTGAAGGAAGCCGCCCGCGAGCTCGGCGCCACGGGCGCGGACGTGGTGGCCGCGGATTCGATCGCATGGCTCGGCCGAGGCACCGAGAAGTTCGACGTGGCCTTCGTCGATCCACCCTATGCGAGCGACCTGGCGGCCCAGGCGCTGGCGAAGCTGGGCCCGCGGCTGAACCCCGGCGCCCGGGTCTACGTCGAGAGCGCGAAGCCGCTCGAACCGGGCGCTCCGTGGCGCGAAACGCGCGAAGGGAAGGCCGGCGCGGTACGCTTCGCCTTGTACGAATACGAGATCAGCCAATGA
- the coaD gene encoding pantetheine-phosphate adenylyltransferase translates to MTIKRAVYPGTFDPITNGHEDLIQRAAKLFDEVVVGVAHSQAKRPFFSLDERVELARKVLDRYPNVKVLGFAGLLSEFVKEQRSGVILRGLRAVSDFEYEFQLAGMNRRLAPGVETLFLTPSDTYLFLSATIVREIAVLGGDVSAFVHPLTVQRMREKIGKGGFEV, encoded by the coding sequence ATGACCATCAAGCGCGCCGTCTATCCCGGAACCTTCGACCCCATCACCAACGGGCACGAGGACTTGATCCAGCGAGCCGCCAAGCTCTTCGACGAGGTCGTGGTCGGCGTGGCCCACAGCCAGGCCAAGCGACCTTTCTTCTCGCTCGACGAGCGCGTGGAGCTCGCGCGGAAGGTGCTCGACCGCTATCCCAACGTGAAGGTGCTGGGCTTCGCGGGCCTCCTCTCGGAGTTCGTGAAGGAGCAGCGCTCGGGCGTGATCCTGCGCGGCCTTCGCGCCGTCTCGGACTTCGAGTACGAGTTCCAGCTGGCCGGCATGAACCGCCGCCTGGCGCCGGGCGTCGAGACGCTCTTCCTCACGCCCTCCGACACCTATCTCTTCCTTTCCGCCACGATCGTGCGCGAGATCGCGGTGCTGGGCGGCGACGTGAGCGCCTTCGTGCACCCGCTCACCGTGCAGCGCATGCGCGAGAAGATCGGCAAGGGCGGATTCGAGGTCTAG
- a CDS encoding YfhL family 4Fe-4S dicluster ferredoxin, with product MALMITDACINCDVCEPECPNQAISAGVEIYVIDPKRCTECVGHFDKPQCVEVCPVDCIPLDPDVVETPEQLLAKYETLTAEKAAGAS from the coding sequence TTGGCACTGATGATCACGGACGCGTGCATCAACTGCGATGTGTGCGAGCCCGAATGCCCCAACCAGGCGATCTCCGCGGGCGTGGAGATCTACGTGATCGACCCGAAGCGCTGCACCGAATGCGTGGGGCATTTCGACAAGCCGCAGTGCGTCGAGGTGTGCCCGGTCGATTGCATCCCGCTCGATCCGGACGTCGTCGAGACACCCGAGCAGCTGCTCGCCAAGTACGAAACGCTGACGGCGGAAAAGGCCGCGGGCGCGTCCTAG
- a CDS encoding dynamin family protein has protein sequence MSVTGTWFIGTKAFENSLIELKEWRESTAGCLAAFRRWAQVAKLIDDHAASRLAHLERRLSAERLTIAFVAEYSRGKSELINALFFGDLGARLLPAGPGRTTLCPTEILHDPARPPSIRVLPIETRESAKSLREYITEIDSWKEIPLDPAHPETLAAAFEALSESVHVTAAEAASLGLPGDEGARVEIPRWRYAVVNFPHPLLKRGLVILDTPGHAALAAEPELQLNRVPDADAIVFIASVDSGVTPTDRALYIDHIAPIGSESHTRFIVLNKIDTLRSGNASENEVFSEIDRHVRLAAEALGVDPTRVFALSAKLGLVARVANDRDTLMRSRLYRLEQALSQGLVHRRRHDHATSVRAEMRPVLAGTRALLDSRHSFTSDQVQELSALQSKNLKLIETLARKANAERARQEEARVTVAGLRTLHNRQAEELARLLDPEGARARGVRAHEAITASAFSRGIPGALDLYFRESRDRLQDAIAIIAEVKKAMEAVNRKFVEDYGLAAIDIPAFGTERFLVELSRLEDQCDLDFKSRTSLITFRRKTLGTLFFDTVALNVIRIFEIADREVHAWMTGFLRPLEQQLSHSQDHTNSRIEGMARIRNAETDLVARLSELEALLADVEAQRRVWDQHSDKLASLLDVERDSSLA, from the coding sequence ATGAGCGTCACCGGAACCTGGTTCATCGGCACCAAGGCCTTCGAGAACAGCCTGATCGAGCTGAAGGAATGGCGCGAATCGACGGCCGGGTGCCTCGCGGCCTTCCGCCGCTGGGCGCAGGTCGCGAAGCTGATCGACGACCACGCGGCCTCGCGCCTCGCGCACCTCGAGCGGCGCCTCTCGGCCGAGCGCCTCACCATCGCCTTCGTCGCCGAGTATTCGCGCGGCAAGAGCGAGCTCATCAACGCGCTCTTCTTCGGCGACCTGGGCGCCCGCCTGCTGCCCGCGGGACCGGGGCGCACCACGCTCTGCCCGACGGAGATCCTCCACGATCCCGCGCGGCCTCCCTCGATCCGCGTGCTGCCGATCGAGACGCGGGAGAGCGCCAAGTCCTTGCGCGAGTACATCACCGAGATCGATTCGTGGAAGGAGATCCCGCTCGATCCCGCGCATCCCGAGACGCTCGCCGCCGCCTTCGAAGCGCTGTCCGAGTCAGTGCACGTGACCGCCGCCGAGGCGGCGAGCCTGGGGCTTCCGGGCGACGAGGGTGCGCGCGTGGAGATCCCGCGCTGGCGCTACGCCGTCGTGAATTTCCCGCACCCGCTCTTGAAGCGCGGCCTCGTGATCCTCGACACGCCCGGCCACGCCGCGCTCGCCGCGGAGCCGGAGCTGCAGCTGAACCGCGTGCCCGACGCCGATGCGATCGTGTTCATCGCATCCGTGGACTCGGGCGTCACGCCGACCGACCGCGCCCTCTATATCGACCACATCGCCCCCATCGGAAGCGAGTCGCACACGCGCTTCATCGTCCTGAACAAGATCGACACGCTGCGCTCGGGCAACGCCAGCGAGAACGAGGTGTTCTCCGAGATCGACCGGCACGTACGCCTCGCCGCCGAGGCCCTGGGCGTGGATCCCACGCGCGTCTTCGCGCTCTCGGCCAAGCTGGGCCTCGTGGCGCGCGTCGCCAACGACCGCGACACGCTGATGCGAAGCCGCCTCTACCGGCTGGAGCAGGCGCTCTCGCAGGGGCTGGTGCACCGCCGCCGCCACGACCACGCCACCTCGGTGCGAGCCGAGATGCGACCCGTGCTCGCCGGCACGCGCGCGCTGCTGGACAGCCGCCACTCGTTCACCAGCGACCAGGTGCAGGAGCTCTCGGCGCTGCAGAGCAAGAACCTGAAGCTGATCGAGACGCTGGCGCGCAAGGCCAACGCCGAGCGCGCCCGCCAGGAAGAGGCGCGCGTCACGGTCGCGGGGCTGCGCACCCTGCACAACCGCCAGGCCGAGGAGCTGGCCCGCCTGCTCGACCCCGAAGGCGCACGCGCACGGGGCGTGAGGGCGCACGAGGCCATCACGGCGAGCGCGTTCTCGCGCGGCATTCCCGGGGCGCTCGACCTGTACTTCCGCGAATCGCGCGACCGGCTCCAGGACGCCATCGCGATCATCGCGGAGGTGAAGAAGGCGATGGAGGCGGTGAACCGCAAGTTCGTGGAGGACTACGGCCTCGCCGCGATCGACATCCCGGCCTTCGGCACGGAGCGCTTCCTGGTCGAGCTCTCGCGCCTCGAGGACCAGTGCGACCTGGACTTCAAGAGCCGCACCAGCCTGATCACGTTCCGCCGCAAGACGCTGGGGACGCTCTTCTTCGACACGGTCGCATTGAACGTGATCCGCATCTTCGAGATCGCCGACCGCGAGGTGCACGCGTGGATGACCGGCTTCCTGCGCCCGCTGGAGCAACAGCTCTCGCACTCCCAGGACCACACCAACTCCCGCATCGAGGGCATGGCGCGCATCCGCAACGCGGAGACCGACCTCGTGGCGCGGCTCTCCGAGCTGGAAGCGCTGCTCGCGGACGTGGAAGCGCAGCGCCGCGTATGGGACCAGCACAGCGACAAGCTCGCCTCGCTCCTCGACGTGGAGCGCGATTCGTCCCTGGCCTAG
- the mutM gene encoding bifunctional DNA-formamidopyrimidine glycosylase/DNA-(apurinic or apyrimidinic site) lyase → MPELPEVETTRRGLVPRMVGRTIQDVVVRDARLRWPVPRDLARRLRGAEVVAIRRRGKYLLFDFPKGHLLVHLGMSGRLTMVPEDRPAKLHDHVDVRLDSHESLRLNDPRRFGAMLWIGGEAEKHALLRGLGVEPFDPAFTGAHLHALARGRRVAVKHFIMNASVVTGVGNIYASEALFRAGIHPTRPVGRISLERWNVLAQAIRDTLSRALDAGGSTLRDYVSATGEPGQFQNVTSVYDREGQPCRRCSRPIKALRQGQRSTFYCAGCQR, encoded by the coding sequence ATGCCGGAACTTCCCGAAGTCGAGACGACCCGCCGCGGCCTCGTGCCCCGCATGGTCGGGCGGACCATCCAGGACGTGGTCGTTCGCGACGCGCGCCTTCGCTGGCCCGTGCCGCGCGACCTCGCACGCCGCTTGCGCGGCGCTGAAGTGGTCGCCATCCGCCGCCGCGGGAAGTACCTCCTGTTCGATTTCCCGAAGGGCCACCTGCTGGTCCACCTCGGCATGTCCGGCCGCCTCACGATGGTCCCCGAGGACCGGCCCGCGAAGCTGCACGACCACGTGGACGTGCGGCTGGACAGCCACGAGTCGCTGCGCCTGAACGACCCGCGGCGCTTCGGAGCCATGCTGTGGATCGGCGGCGAGGCCGAGAAGCACGCCTTGCTGCGCGGCCTCGGCGTCGAGCCCTTCGATCCCGCCTTCACCGGAGCGCACCTGCATGCCCTCGCGCGCGGCCGGCGCGTGGCGGTGAAGCACTTCATCATGAACGCGAGCGTGGTCACCGGCGTGGGCAACATCTATGCGAGCGAGGCGCTGTTCCGTGCGGGCATCCATCCGACCCGGCCCGTGGGCCGCATCTCGCTCGAGCGGTGGAACGTGCTCGCCCAGGCCATCCGCGACACGCTTTCCCGCGCGCTCGATGCGGGGGGCTCGACCCTTCGCGACTACGTCTCTGCGACCGGCGAGCCGGGGCAGTTCCAGAACGTGACGTCGGTCTACGATCGCGAGGGCCAGCCCTGCCGGCGCTGCTCGCGGCCGATCAAGGCGCTGCGCCAGGGCCAGCGCTCCACGTTCTATTGCGCGGGCTGCCAGCGATGA
- a CDS encoding tetratricopeptide repeat protein, translating to MAARYWIGICTAFALAIAGPAKAAADSPDVPVEQIYEFLKAEVAAQRGDLDQALAIYSRIARETRDPQVARRAVEAAVRARAYGPALEAAALLLEVEPDSSLAREIIASLLANDGALPKAQATLEDLLKKSPDRASLLRQLSHLYAKFPDKTAVLDSTIAVTQPYLDMPEAHYAMGVAALLAGRTELATRETSRSLEMRPGWEQAAILQAQVLRKTDAQQVIPYYANFVSQHPESKDVRTQLGRELASERKLSEAREQFRAVEKLAPTDAQPAYAVGLLSLQMEDYDDASAAFKRALDLNYRDSSAVYLSLGQAAEGRKNYDEAIEWYRKVESGEFMRAQLKIATLVAKQQGLAAGREYLKKVEPRSDDDRIQIVQVEAQLLRDAKAWKETYEMLSAAVKEYPDSYELLYDRAMAAERIDNLPVAEADLRKVIRLKPDYAHAYNALGYTLAEKTNRLAEARTLIEQAVKLAPDDPFILDSLGWVNYRQGNLEEALKVLQNAYSQRPDPEIAAHLGEVLWKIGQRDEARKVWRTALAENPEHETLLAVIQKFKP from the coding sequence ATGGCAGCAAGGTACTGGATTGGCATCTGCACCGCCTTCGCCCTCGCGATCGCGGGGCCCGCGAAGGCCGCGGCCGACTCGCCCGACGTTCCCGTCGAGCAGATCTACGAGTTCCTGAAGGCGGAGGTGGCCGCGCAGCGCGGCGACCTCGACCAGGCGCTCGCCATCTACTCGCGCATCGCGCGCGAGACGCGCGACCCACAGGTCGCCCGCCGCGCCGTCGAAGCCGCGGTGCGTGCGCGGGCCTATGGCCCGGCGCTCGAGGCGGCGGCGCTGCTGCTCGAGGTCGAGCCCGATTCGAGCCTCGCCCGCGAGATCATCGCGTCGCTGCTCGCCAACGACGGAGCGCTTCCCAAGGCGCAGGCCACGCTCGAGGACCTCCTGAAGAAGAGCCCGGACCGCGCGTCGCTCCTGCGCCAGCTCTCGCACCTGTACGCGAAATTCCCCGACAAGACCGCGGTGCTCGACTCCACGATCGCGGTCACGCAGCCGTACCTGGACATGCCCGAGGCGCACTACGCCATGGGCGTGGCCGCGCTGCTCGCGGGCCGCACCGAGCTCGCCACGCGCGAGACGAGCCGGTCGCTCGAGATGCGGCCGGGCTGGGAGCAGGCCGCGATCCTGCAGGCCCAGGTGCTGCGCAAGACGGATGCGCAGCAGGTGATCCCGTACTACGCGAATTTCGTTTCCCAGCATCCCGAGTCGAAGGACGTGCGCACGCAGCTCGGCCGAGAGCTCGCCTCCGAGCGCAAGCTTTCCGAAGCGCGCGAGCAGTTCCGCGCCGTGGAGAAGCTGGCGCCGACCGATGCGCAGCCTGCCTATGCCGTGGGCCTCCTCTCGCTCCAGATGGAGGACTACGACGACGCGTCCGCCGCGTTCAAGCGCGCGCTCGACCTCAACTACCGTGACTCGAGCGCGGTGTACCTGAGCCTCGGCCAGGCGGCCGAGGGCCGCAAGAACTACGACGAGGCGATCGAGTGGTACCGCAAGGTCGAGTCGGGCGAATTCATGCGCGCGCAGTTGAAGATCGCCACGCTGGTCGCGAAGCAGCAGGGCCTCGCCGCGGGCCGTGAATACCTGAAGAAGGTCGAGCCGCGCTCCGACGACGACCGTATCCAGATCGTCCAGGTCGAGGCGCAGCTGCTGCGGGATGCAAAGGCCTGGAAGGAAACGTACGAGATGCTCTCCGCGGCGGTGAAGGAGTATCCGGATTCCTACGAGCTCCTCTACGACCGCGCGATGGCCGCCGAGCGCATCGACAACCTCCCCGTCGCCGAGGCCGACCTTCGCAAGGTGATCCGCCTCAAGCCCGATTACGCGCATGCGTACAACGCGCTGGGCTATACCCTCGCGGAGAAAACCAACCGCCTCGCCGAAGCACGCACGCTGATCGAGCAGGCCGTGAAGCTGGCACCCGACGATCCGTTCATCCTCGACAGCCTCGGCTGGGTCAACTACCGGCAGGGCAACCTCGAGGAGGCGCTGAAGGTGCTGCAGAACGCCTATTCGCAGCGGCCCGATCCCGAGATCGCCGCCCACCTGGGCGAGGTCCTGTGGAAGATCGGCCAGCGCGACGAGGCCCGCAAGGTGTGGCGCACGGCGCTCGCGGAAAATCCCGAGCACGAGACGCTGCTCGCCGTCATCCAGAAGTTCAAGCCCTGA
- a CDS encoding outer membrane lipoprotein LolB, whose translation MTGRISVRVGDKSDIAKLRWAHRPASDAWTIASPIGNEIASIRSDASGAVLRRAGADDERAATFAALTDRLLGAALEPRDLASWLHGAKPDAAADWKVTVDETQQAGTVQLARRITATRADTVVKLVVDSYRPLEE comes from the coding sequence ATGACGGGGCGCATCTCGGTTCGCGTCGGCGACAAGAGCGACATCGCGAAGCTGCGCTGGGCGCACCGCCCTGCCTCCGATGCGTGGACCATCGCCTCGCCGATCGGCAACGAGATCGCCTCGATCCGCTCCGACGCGAGCGGTGCCGTGCTGAGGAGAGCGGGTGCCGACGATGAGCGCGCGGCGACGTTCGCGGCGCTCACGGATCGCCTGCTGGGCGCGGCCCTCGAGCCGCGCGACCTCGCGTCGTGGCTGCACGGCGCGAAGCCCGACGCGGCCGCCGACTGGAAGGTCACCGTCGACGAGACGCAGCAAGCGGGAACGGTGCAGCTCGCGCGGCGCATCACGGCCACGCGGGCCGACACCGTGGTGAAGCTCGTCGTCGACAGCTACCGCCCGCTGGAGGAGTGA
- the ispE gene encoding 4-(cytidine 5'-diphospho)-2-C-methyl-D-erythritol kinase, whose product MAVLPGPGYPAPAKLNLFLHVVGRREDGYHLLQSVFTLIDRQDTIRLRVREDGVIARVNDVAGVPEAEDLSVRAARLLQEHTGTRLGVDIELEKRIPMGGGLGGGSSDAATVLRALDGLWGLGLGTEVLGALGQRLGADVPFFVFGRTAWVEGIGERLRPFELPPRWYVVLVPPVHVPTPLVFGAPELTRNTEPLKMEDFSARDLPGATRNDLERVVVGKFPEVARCLTWLKGKSGEARLTGSGGCVFAGFDQREQAERVLRERPASMEGFVAQGIAKHPLAS is encoded by the coding sequence ATGGCGGTCCTGCCCGGGCCGGGCTATCCCGCGCCCGCCAAGCTGAACCTCTTCCTGCACGTCGTCGGCCGGCGCGAGGATGGCTATCACCTGCTGCAAAGCGTCTTCACGCTGATCGACCGGCAGGACACGATCCGCCTCCGGGTCCGCGAGGACGGCGTGATCGCGCGCGTGAACGACGTGGCCGGCGTCCCCGAAGCGGAGGACCTGTCCGTGCGCGCAGCACGCCTGCTGCAAGAGCACACCGGCACGCGCCTCGGCGTCGACATCGAGCTCGAGAAGCGCATCCCCATGGGCGGCGGCCTGGGAGGCGGCAGCTCCGACGCGGCCACGGTGCTGCGGGCGCTCGACGGGCTGTGGGGCCTGGGCCTGGGAACCGAGGTCCTCGGGGCGCTCGGCCAGCGCCTGGGCGCCGACGTCCCCTTCTTCGTCTTCGGACGGACGGCCTGGGTCGAGGGGATCGGCGAGCGCCTGCGGCCGTTCGAGCTGCCCCCCCGCTGGTACGTGGTCCTGGTGCCCCCCGTCCACGTCCCGACCCCCCTCGTTTTCGGGGCGCCGGAATTGACCCGAAACACGGAACCCCTTAAAATGGAAGACTTTTCGGCGCGCGATCTGCCCGGGGCGACCCGAAACGATCTCGAGCGCGTGGTGGTCGGCAAATTCCCCGAAGTGGCGCGGTGTCTCACCTGGCTCAAGGGGAAATCGGGGGAAGCGAGGCTCACGGGTTCCGGGGGCTGCGTCTTCGCCGGGTTCGACCAACGCGAGCAGGCCGAACGCGTGCTGCGAGAGCGGCCCGCGTCGATGGAAGGATTCGTGGCGCAAGGGATCGCGAAGCACCCCCTGGCGTCATAG
- a CDS encoding ribose-phosphate pyrophosphokinase, translated as MAFENLMVFTGNANPKLAQKVAQRLNIQLGKAQVSKFSDGEVMVELLENVRGKDCFILQSTCAPTNDTLMEVMIMSDALRRSSAARITAAVPYFGYARQDRRPRSARVAISAKVVANMLVSAGVNRLLTMDLHADQIQGFFDIPVDNVYATPILLGDVWKHQYKNLVVVSPDVGGVVRARALAKRLESDLAIIDKRRPRPNVATVMNIIGDVNGRTCVIMDDMVDTANTLCEAARALKEQGAIRVVAYCTHPVLSGPAIGRIEASVIDELVVTDTIPLKPEAEACKKIRQISVAELFAETMRRICEESSVSSLFVE; from the coding sequence ATGGCCTTCGAAAACCTGATGGTGTTCACTGGCAACGCCAATCCCAAGCTCGCGCAGAAGGTCGCGCAGCGGCTGAACATCCAGCTCGGGAAGGCGCAAGTCTCGAAGTTCAGCGACGGCGAAGTGATGGTCGAGCTGCTCGAGAACGTGCGCGGCAAGGATTGCTTCATCCTCCAGTCCACGTGCGCGCCGACCAACGACACGCTGATGGAAGTGATGATCATGTCGGATGCGCTGCGCCGCTCGAGCGCCGCGCGCATCACGGCGGCGGTGCCGTACTTCGGCTACGCCCGCCAGGACCGCCGGCCGCGGAGCGCGCGCGTCGCGATCTCGGCGAAGGTGGTGGCGAACATGCTGGTGAGCGCCGGGGTGAACCGGCTGCTGACGATGGACCTGCACGCGGACCAGATCCAGGGGTTCTTCGACATCCCGGTGGACAACGTCTACGCGACGCCGATCCTCCTGGGCGACGTGTGGAAGCACCAGTACAAGAATTTGGTCGTCGTGTCGCCGGACGTCGGCGGCGTGGTGAGGGCGAGGGCGCTCGCGAAGCGGCTGGAAAGCGACCTCGCGATCATCGACAAGCGCCGCCCGCGGCCGAACGTGGCCACGGTGATGAACATCATCGGCGACGTGAACGGCCGCACGTGCGTGATCATGGACGACATGGTCGACACCGCGAACACGCTCTGCGAAGCGGCGCGCGCGTTGAAGGAGCAGGGCGCCATCCGCGTGGTGGCGTATTGCACGCACCCGGTGCTGTCCGGTCCCGCGATCGGCCGCATCGAGGCCTCGGTGATCGACGAGCTGGTGGTGACGGACACCATCCCGCTCAAGCCCGAGGCGGAGGCGTGCAAGAAGATCCGCCAGATCAGCGTGGCGGAGCTCTTCGCGGAGACGATGCGAAGGATTTGTGAGGAGAGCTCGGTGAGCTCTCTGTTCGTGGAGTAA
- a CDS encoding 50S ribosomal protein L25/general stress protein Ctc, translating into MKITVKAEPRSVQGTGASRRLRRESKVPGVLYGAGKDAQPIQLDHKELWFQLKMEAFHASILDMQVGSEKSQVLLRDYQMHPFKMQILHADFQRVDANKKIHMKVPLHFVNAEISPGVKGAGGIAQHVMNELEISCLPKDLPSFIEVDLKDLQAGHSLHLSTLTLPPGVEAVFTKGEDPTVATIVIPRVKTEEEELAEAAAAAAVSAADVPTTAQKTAEQLAAEAAAKDSKGGGPKDKDKEKK; encoded by the coding sequence GTGAAAATCACCGTCAAAGCCGAACCGCGGAGCGTTCAGGGCACGGGTGCGAGCCGCCGCCTGCGCCGCGAGTCGAAGGTGCCGGGCGTGCTGTACGGCGCCGGCAAGGATGCGCAGCCGATCCAGCTCGACCACAAGGAACTCTGGTTCCAGCTCAAGATGGAAGCGTTCCACGCCTCCATCCTGGACATGCAAGTCGGCTCGGAAAAGTCGCAGGTCCTGCTGCGCGACTACCAGATGCACCCGTTCAAGATGCAGATCCTGCATGCGGACTTCCAGCGCGTCGACGCGAACAAGAAGATCCACATGAAGGTGCCGCTGCACTTCGTGAACGCCGAGATCTCGCCCGGCGTGAAGGGCGCGGGCGGCATCGCGCAGCACGTGATGAACGAGCTCGAGATCTCCTGCCTCCCGAAGGACCTGCCGAGCTTCATCGAGGTGGACCTGAAGGACCTGCAGGCCGGCCACTCGCTGCACCTGTCGACGCTCACGCTGCCCCCGGGCGTGGAAGCGGTCTTCACGAAGGGCGAAGACCCGACCGTGGCCACGATCGTGATCCCGCGCGTGAAGACGGAGGAGGAGGAGCTGGCGGAAGCCGCTGCCGCCGCCGCCGTGTCGGCCGCGGACGTCCCGACCACCGCGCAGAAGACGGCGGAGCAGCTCGCCGCCGAAGCCGCCGCGAAGGATTCCAAGGGCGGTGGCCCGAAGGACAAGGACAAGGAGAAGAAGTAA